The nucleotide window GTTGCCTTGACCCCGTGCTTCCGGCACACCGTTATGCTTCCTCCAGTATCCGCAATCTGTTCTCCTGATCGGTTGGCAGGCCGCGCGGCATCAGACCTTGCGTCCGACTGCTGTTGGACCGCTGCTTTCCATGCATCATGGTTCATCCTTGCCCATGCCCTGAAGCACAGGAACTGCGCCAAGCTGTTCAACCTCGAGGAATCCGGAACCAGGTGACGTAGAGCGCTGGCAGGAAGAGCAGCGTCAGCGCCGTCCCGACCACGATGCCGCCCATCATGGCGTAGGCCATCGGTCCCCAGAATATCTCTCGGGAAATCGGAATGAGGGCCAGGGTGGCTGCCGCCGCCGTCAGCATGATCGGCCGCATGCGGTGTTCCGTCGCCTCGACCACGGCCGTCCAGGCTGGCACCCCGGCGGCCCGCAATTCTTCGATCTGCACGATCAGAATGACGGAGTTGCGGATCAGAATCCCGATGAGCGCGAGCACCCCCAGGATCGCAACGAAGCCGAGCGGCGCGTTGCTCATCAGCAGCGCCGCGACGACGCCGATCAGCGCCAAGGGCGCGACGGAAAAGACCAGGAACAGCCGATGGAAGCTCTGAAGCTGGATCATCAGCAGCGTCGCCATGACGAAGAGCATGATCGGCGCCACGGCGGCAATGGGACCTTGAGCTTTGCTGCTTTCCTCGACCGCCCCACCGACCTCGACCGAATAGCCGACCGGAAGCGTCGTCTTGAATGCCTCGACCTTTTCTGCGAGCGCCGTCACGATCGTTGCCGGCTGGTTCTGATCCGTTATCCCGGCCTTGATGGTGATGGTCGGGCTCCTGTCGCGCCGCCAGATCGTCGGCTGTTCGAGCTCGTAGCGGAACCTTGCGACCGAGGACAGTGGGACCGCCTGGCCACTGCTGCTTTGCAGTTGCAGGTCGAGCAGCGTGTCGATCGAGCCGCGTTCTTCCGCTCCGGCACGGCCCACCACATTGACGAGATAGATATCGTCCCTGACCTGGGTCGCGGTGTTCCCCGCGACGACATCGTTCAGCGCCGTGGCGATATCCTGGGAGGACACACCGAGCTGGCGCGCCTTGTCCTGGAGCACGTCGATTTTAACGACGCGCGCCGGTTCGTTCCAGTCGAAGGCGAGATTCTTCAGCGACGGATGTGTGCCGACGATGGCGCCGAGCTTTTGCGCCAGGTCACGGACGACCTGCAGGTCTGGGCCGGAAACGCGGTATTGAACCGGCTTGCCGACCGGCGGCCCGATGTCCAGGAGCTTCACATAGGCGTCGGTGCCCGGAAACGTCTTCTGAAGGTAGGCCTGAAGCTCCTGCTTAAGCTTGTCGCGAATATCAAGTCCCTTGGTGACAATAACCGTTTGGCCGAAGGAAACGTCGGTCGGCTGTACGTCGTATGACAGGATGAAGCGCGGCGCGCCCATTCCGACATAGGTGGACCAATTTTCGACGTCCGGATTGCCCGCAAGCATCTCCCGCTCGAACTGGGCCATCTGCCGGTTCGTTTCATTGATCGAGCTGTTTTGCGGCAGGTTCCAGTCGACGATCAGTTCCAAGCGGTCGGAGTTCGGAAAGAACTGCTGCTGCACCAGCGACATGCCGGCGACGGAGGCGGCGAAAGCGACAACGGTCGCGACAATGGTCAACCAGCGCCACCGCAGGCAGAATTGCAGCATGCGGGAAAAGGCCTTGGCGAACCAGCCCTTGTGGTCGGCATGTTTCTTCATTGACTTCGGCAGAATGGTAACGCCGAGAAGGGGAGTGAAGAGGACGGCGACCACCCAGGAGACGATCAGCGAGACTGCGATCACGACGAAGAGTGTAAAGGTGAACTCGCCGGCGGCGCTCTTGTTGAACGCGACCGGGACGAAGCCCGCGACGGTGACGAGCGTACCCGTCAGCATCGGGAAAGCGGTCGAGGTATAAACGTAGGTGGCCGCCTTCCTGAGGCTGTCGCCCGCCTCGAGCCGGGCCACCATCATCTCGATGGCGATCATGGCGTCGTCGACGAGGAGGCCGAGCGCGATGATCAGTGCGCCGAGCGAAATTCGCTGCAGCGAAATGCCGGAATAGAGCATCACCACAAAGGTGATGGCGAGAACGAGCGGGATCGAGATCGCCACGACCAGACCGGCCCTCAAGCCGAGGCTGATGAAGCTGATCGCCAGCACGATCGCGATCGCTTCGAACAAGGCCCGCGTGAAACCCGAGACGGCTTCGTCGACGACCGCCGGCTGGTCGGAAACCCGTTCGACCGACACACCGACCGGAAGATCCTGGACGATTTTCCCCATCGTCGTTTCGAGCGCTTCGCCGAATTCGAGCAGGTTGCCGCCCGCTTTCATCCCGACTGCGATGCCGATCGCCGGCTTGCCATTGAAGCGAAACAGCGAGGTCGGCGGATCGACATAGCCGCGGGTGATGGTTGCGACATCCGTCAGCGGAAAGAACCGATCGTTCACGCGCAGATTGATCGCGCGGAGGCTCTCCTCGGAAATGAACCGGCCGCCGACGCGCAGCGCAATACGTTCCGGACCCGCCTCGATGAAGCCCGACTGGGTGACGGCGTTCTGCGCCTGCAACGCGGAGATGATCGCGTTGCGGTCGAGGCCAAGGGCAGCAGTCTTGCGGGTCGAGAATTCGAGGTAGATCGCCTCGTCCTGCGCGCCGACGATATCAACCTTGCCGACGTCGGGAACGGTGAGAATTTTCGTCCGGGCGTCTTCAGCCAGATCCCGCAGTTGCCGCTCGCTGAGGCCGTCACTCGTGAAGGCGAAGATATTGCCGAAAACGTCGCCGAATTGGTCGTTGAAGAACGGGCCGATGACGCCCGACGGGAAGTCGTGCTGGATGTCGGCGATCAGGTTGCGCACGCGCGACCAGGTGGGCTGAACGTCCTTGGCCTTGGTTTCCTGCCGCAGATCGACGAAGACGATGGCCTGGCCGGCCGTCGTGAGACTGCGCGTGCGGTCCAGGTTATCGAGTTCCTGCACCTTCTTTTCGATGCGATCGGTCACCTGCTCGGTGACTTCCTCGGCCGACGCGCCGGGCCACTGCGCCTGGATCACCATCGTCTTGATGGTGAAGGACGGATCTTCCTCGCGGCCAAGCCCGACATAGGCGTAGAGCCCCGCAAGCGCGAAGATGATCATGAAATACCAGACAAGCGAACGGTGCTCGAGCGCCCAGTCCGAAAGGTTGAATTTGTTCACGGGCGCGGCTCCTGTTCGATTCTCAGCTTCTGTCCCTCGGCAAGTTCATTGACGCCGGCGACGGCAACCTCTTCCCCTTCCTTCAGCCCCGCCAGGACCCGGACATGGGAGGCGCCGTCGGCCTTGCCGTCGAGCAGGACCGATCTGAGGGAGACCGCGCGTGTCGATGGATCGATGACCCAGACGTTGTCGGCGCCATCCTTCTCAAGGACAGCGGTTTTCGGCAGGCGGATCGCGCTTGAGGGTTCGGTCTGAATGGTCGCGGTGACGACCGAACCCAGGCGAAAGACCTCGGGCGCATCGTCGATGGCGATCTTCAGCCTGTGTGTCCGGGTATTTGAGTCCGCTTCGGGGCCGATCTCGCGCAGAACACCGGCGGTCCGGACCATGTCGTCGAGCTGGAGTGCGACATCGAACCGGGCTCCGAGGCGCAACAGTCGAAGCTGTGTCTCCGGAACGTCGACCACGACGTCCCGCTGATCGAGGCGCGCCAGCGTCACGACCGCCTGGCCTACGGTAACGGTCTGTCCGACTTCGACCGAGGTCGCGGTGACGACGCCGTCAAACTCAGCCTGCAGATGCGCATAGCCAAGCTGCTGGCGCAGCTTGGCTAGGCTGGCGCGCGCTTTTGCGACCCCCGCCTCGGCGGATTTCAAGCCCTGTTCGGCAAGGTCGAGGTCGGCGATGCTCGCCGCACTCGTGGAGGAGAGGCTGCGCTTGCGCTTCTCTGTGATGGCAGCGTTCTCCAACTGCGCCTCGGCGTCGCGCAAGTCCGCTTCCGCGCCACGGACGGCAAGCTCAAGAGCGAACGGATCGATTTCGGCCACGACATCGCCCTTTCGGACCACGTCGCCGACATCGACTTTGCGCGACACCAGTCGCCCCAATGTGCGGAATGCGAGATCGGTTTCGAGCTTCGCCTGCACCACACCGGGAAAGCTCATCCGTGCAGACTGCTCTGCCTTGGCAGCCATGGTCTCGGCCGGCCGCAGCTTCGGCTCCTCGACCGCCGAGCTTTCGTCGCAGCCCGTCAGCAGCGTGAGCGCCACAATGAGTTGAAGCGAGACATGCAGGATCGAACGAGCCATCTCACTTGACCTCCCAGGCCACCGCTTGGCCTTCCTTGAGAAACTTTCCGCCCTCGGTGACGATCAGATCCTGCGGCGCGATCCCGCCGGTGACGATGAAATCGCTTGTGCGATAACGGGCGACTGAGACTTCGCGGAGCGAGACCGAACGTGCTGCCGTGTCCACGACCCACACGGCCGGTGCGCCCATGGCGGAAGCGATCGCGCTCGAGGGGATTATGAGCCCCCCTCGGGGGGACGAGCGGAATTCACCGACGACTGGCGTGCCGAGTGGCCATGACGCGCCCTTCGGGAGCGCCACCTTGACGCGGATCGTCCCCGCCTTCGTGTTTATCGCCGGAGAGACTTCCCGGATGCTCGCCTTCGCTTTCCGCTCCGGATCGGTGACCAGAGCGACATCCACCGTGGAAAGCGGTCGACCTTCCAGGAAGAAAGCCTCGTACACGTCGAACACGGCGTCGCGCGGACCGTTGCGAGCGAGTGTAAAGGCGGACTGGGCCACCGAAACGACCTGGCCGACCTCTACTGTGCGCGCCGTGATGATCCCGTCCGCATCGGCCTTGAGTTCGGTATAGGACAAGGAATCCTGCGCTGTCGCAAGCGTTGCCTCCGCGGACTCGAGCGCCGATTGGGCCGCTACGAGTTCCTGTCGCGCCTGGTCGTAAGCCGCCTGCGCGATGGCTCGCGATTGCAGCAGCGTTTTGTAGCGTTCGAAGGTGAGCGTCTTCTGCCTGACCATTGCCTGCGCGGACTGGAGGGCCGCCTCGGCGACATCCACATCGGCGCGCTGTTCGGTATCGTCGAGGCTTGCGAGAACATCGCCGGCGCGGACATGCGTCCCTATGTCCGCGCGGCGCTCGACGACCCGTCCGCTCACGCGGAAGGAAAGGTCCGTCTGGACACGGGCCTTCACCTCGCCGGTGATGGCGGCTTCCGGCTGGTAGTCAGCCGGCGTCACGCGCACGGCGCGGACCTGTTGCGGCGACACCGCGGTTTCCGCCTTGTCTTGGCAACCGCCGAGAGACGCACAGGCAAGGCAAAATAGGATCAATCGAAACGGCTGCATTTGCTCCGCCACCATTTGCAATGAGGAAAGTGCCGGGGTATTATCACTGACTAACGCGTCAGTCAATTGGCTGTGCAGGAACTTGGCGCACCTTCGCGCCTCTGGTAAAGGCAGCACGATGATGGGAAAAACCGCGAAAAAACCGACGAGAGCAGAACAGAAGGCAAGGCGCCCTCGCGAGATTCTCGAATCGGCGTTCGAAGAATTCACCGCGAACGGATATGCGGCGACGCGCGTCGAGGACGTGGCCGCGCGCCTCGGCATTACCAAGGGCACGGTGTATCTCTATTTCCCGACCAAGGACGCGCTCTTCGAGGCGATGATCCGCCACATGTCGACGCCGTTTACGGAAATCCTGGCTTCCGTCGAAACTCTGCAAGGCTCCTATTCCGAGCGCCTGAGGGTCTTGCTGCTGCTGGCCCACGAGAAGATCGCC belongs to Sinorhizobium garamanticum and includes:
- a CDS encoding efflux RND transporter permease subunit — encoded protein: MNKFNLSDWALEHRSLVWYFMIIFALAGLYAYVGLGREEDPSFTIKTMVIQAQWPGASAEEVTEQVTDRIEKKVQELDNLDRTRSLTTAGQAIVFVDLRQETKAKDVQPTWSRVRNLIADIQHDFPSGVIGPFFNDQFGDVFGNIFAFTSDGLSERQLRDLAEDARTKILTVPDVGKVDIVGAQDEAIYLEFSTRKTAALGLDRNAIISALQAQNAVTQSGFIEAGPERIALRVGGRFISEESLRAINLRVNDRFFPLTDVATITRGYVDPPTSLFRFNGKPAIGIAVGMKAGGNLLEFGEALETTMGKIVQDLPVGVSVERVSDQPAVVDEAVSGFTRALFEAIAIVLAISFISLGLRAGLVVAISIPLVLAITFVVMLYSGISLQRISLGALIIALGLLVDDAMIAIEMMVARLEAGDSLRKAATYVYTSTAFPMLTGTLVTVAGFVPVAFNKSAAGEFTFTLFVVIAVSLIVSWVVAVLFTPLLGVTILPKSMKKHADHKGWFAKAFSRMLQFCLRWRWLTIVATVVAFAASVAGMSLVQQQFFPNSDRLELIVDWNLPQNSSINETNRQMAQFEREMLAGNPDVENWSTYVGMGAPRFILSYDVQPTDVSFGQTVIVTKGLDIRDKLKQELQAYLQKTFPGTDAYVKLLDIGPPVGKPVQYRVSGPDLQVVRDLAQKLGAIVGTHPSLKNLAFDWNEPARVVKIDVLQDKARQLGVSSQDIATALNDVVAGNTATQVRDDIYLVNVVGRAGAEERGSIDTLLDLQLQSSSGQAVPLSSVARFRYELEQPTIWRRDRSPTITIKAGITDQNQPATIVTALAEKVEAFKTTLPVGYSVEVGGAVEESSKAQGPIAAVAPIMLFVMATLLMIQLQSFHRLFLVFSVAPLALIGVVAALLMSNAPLGFVAILGVLALIGILIRNSVILIVQIEELRAAGVPAWTAVVEATEHRMRPIMLTAAAATLALIPISREIFWGPMAYAMMGGIVVGTALTLLFLPALYVTWFRIPRG
- a CDS encoding efflux RND transporter periplasmic adaptor subunit: MARSILHVSLQLIVALTLLTGCDESSAVEEPKLRPAETMAAKAEQSARMSFPGVVQAKLETDLAFRTLGRLVSRKVDVGDVVRKGDVVAEIDPFALELAVRGAEADLRDAEAQLENAAITEKRKRSLSSTSAASIADLDLAEQGLKSAEAGVAKARASLAKLRQQLGYAHLQAEFDGVVTATSVEVGQTVTVGQAVVTLARLDQRDVVVDVPETQLRLLRLGARFDVALQLDDMVRTAGVLREIGPEADSNTRTHRLKIAIDDAPEVFRLGSVVTATIQTEPSSAIRLPKTAVLEKDGADNVWVIDPSTRAVSLRSVLLDGKADGASHVRVLAGLKEGEEVAVAGVNELAEGQKLRIEQEPRP
- a CDS encoding efflux RND transporter periplasmic adaptor subunit, which translates into the protein MQPFRLILFCLACASLGGCQDKAETAVSPQQVRAVRVTPADYQPEAAITGEVKARVQTDLSFRVSGRVVERRADIGTHVRAGDVLASLDDTEQRADVDVAEAALQSAQAMVRQKTLTFERYKTLLQSRAIAQAAYDQARQELVAAQSALESAEATLATAQDSLSYTELKADADGIITARTVEVGQVVSVAQSAFTLARNGPRDAVFDVYEAFFLEGRPLSTVDVALVTDPERKAKASIREVSPAINTKAGTIRVKVALPKGASWPLGTPVVGEFRSSPRGGLIIPSSAIASAMGAPAVWVVDTAARSVSLREVSVARYRTSDFIVTGGIAPQDLIVTEGGKFLKEGQAVAWEVK
- a CDS encoding TetR/AcrR family transcriptional regulator; translated protein: MGKTAKKPTRAEQKARRPREILESAFEEFTANGYAATRVEDVAARLGITKGTVYLYFPTKDALFEAMIRHMSTPFTEILASVETLQGSYSERLRVLLLLAHEKIADDRKTRELLRLTLAEGARFPHIVDRHYDEFIAPLLGAVGALVDQGVSSGEFRDGAAASVPEVVTSSVLHIAVMRLMFADRKPIDGTGFIEAHVDLALNGLLKHS